A single window of Candidatus Omnitrophota bacterium DNA harbors:
- a CDS encoding thiamine pyrophosphate-dependent enzyme, which translates to MQSGFLSGDQALSQGAYEAGLLFAASYPGTPATEILESLACFKQIDSQWSVNEKVAYEVALASAVSGRRSLYASKHVGLNVAMDPLMTSAYTGINAGFVVVVCDDPGLHSSQNEQDSRLIAKWAKLPLLEPSSPSEAKDFVKYAFTLSEEFDTPVILRMTTRVAHTKENVFLGERKEAPAREFKIDIPKYVMVPGNAYKKHILLEEKINKLRKLSEKSKLNRAEINDTKLGFIATGVGYLYAKEMYPEASFLKLGFSYPFPRQLAKEFSDSVKDIFVIEELDPFLEEELKIAGINKIKTAHPSFRVGELRPEYIPDIVQGKERPPGLPAPRKPVMCPGCPHRNVFSVLKKLKLIVTGDIGCYTLGALAPLGALHSCLCMGAGVTFLEGFTRALGRNVVGVIGDSTFVHSGITGLINLSYNKTNAVLVILDNSTTAMTGSQPHPATGCTIKGEATKKLILEDICRACGADNVDVVNPYDIESLENLVKQRSSEDKLSVIIARYPCRLIKKDKAPYPEYDAGLCKSCYLCLALDCPAIKKDSDGKIKIEISFCAGCNLCVKTCKFGALKARG; encoded by the coding sequence ATGCAGTCAGGTTTTCTCTCGGGCGACCAGGCCTTGTCTCAAGGCGCCTATGAGGCTGGACTTTTATTTGCTGCCAGTTACCCCGGGACCCCCGCCACAGAGATACTGGAGAGCCTAGCCTGTTTTAAGCAAATAGATTCCCAGTGGTCAGTTAATGAAAAGGTCGCCTATGAGGTGGCCTTGGCCTCGGCAGTTTCCGGCAGGCGCTCTCTTTATGCCTCTAAGCATGTTGGCTTGAATGTGGCTATGGATCCCCTGATGACTTCTGCCTACACCGGGATAAATGCCGGGTTTGTGGTAGTTGTTTGCGATGATCCGGGGCTGCATTCCTCGCAAAACGAACAAGACAGCCGCTTGATTGCTAAATGGGCAAAGCTGCCATTATTGGAGCCTTCCAGCCCTTCGGAAGCCAAAGACTTTGTCAAATACGCGTTTACCCTAAGCGAAGAATTTGATACCCCGGTTATCCTGCGCATGACTACTCGTGTCGCCCACACCAAGGAAAATGTGTTTTTGGGGGAAAGAAAAGAAGCGCCTGCCAGAGAATTTAAAATTGATATCCCGAAGTATGTCATGGTCCCCGGGAATGCCTATAAAAAACATATCCTTTTAGAAGAGAAAATAAATAAATTGCGTAAGCTAAGCGAAAAAAGCAAGCTTAACCGCGCAGAAATAAACGATACAAAATTAGGGTTTATTGCAACTGGCGTTGGTTATCTTTATGCCAAAGAAATGTATCCCGAAGCCTCGTTCTTAAAGCTGGGGTTTTCGTATCCTTTCCCAAGACAATTAGCAAAAGAATTTTCGGATAGCGTGAAAGATATTTTTGTTATTGAAGAGCTTGACCCGTTTCTGGAAGAAGAACTAAAAATAGCCGGGATCAATAAGATTAAAACTGCGCATCCATCTTTTAGGGTTGGAGAATTACGTCCGGAATATATTCCGGATATTGTCCAGGGCAAAGAAAGGCCTCCGGGGTTACCTGCCCCAAGAAAACCAGTCATGTGCCCGGGATGCCCGCATCGCAATGTTTTTTCGGTTTTAAAGAAATTAAAATTGATTGTTACCGGAGATATTGGATGCTATACCTTAGGCGCGCTTGCGCCTCTCGGGGCATTGCATAGCTGTCTGTGTATGGGCGCAGGGGTTACATTCTTAGAGGGTTTTACCCGGGCGCTTGGAAGAAACGTAGTGGGAGTAATTGGAGACTCCACATTTGTGCATTCCGGGATTACCGGCCTAATAAACTTAAGTTATAATAAAACCAACGCGGTTCTGGTTATTTTAGATAATTCCACTACTGCCATGACTGGCAGCCAGCCGCATCCCGCTACAGGATGCACCATAAAAGGCGAAGCCACCAAGAAGCTTATTTTAGAAGATATCTGCCGTGCCTGCGGGGCGGACAATGTGGATGTGGTTAACCCCTATGATATTGAAAGCCTTGAGAATCTGGTTAAACAGCGCTCTTCTGAAGATAAGCTTTCAGTTATTATCGCGCGTTATCCTTGTCGTTTGATAAAAAAAGATAAGGCGCCTTATCCGGAATATGACGCCGGCCTTTGCAAATCTTGTTATCTGTGTTTAGCCCTGGACTGCCCGGCGATAAAAAAGGACAGTGACGGGAAGATTAAAATAGAGATTTCTTTTTGCGCGGGATGCAACTTATGCGTAAAGACGTGTAAATTTGGCGCGCTTAAGGCCAGAGGATAA